A stretch of the Pseudomonas helvetica genome encodes the following:
- a CDS encoding LysR family transcriptional regulator: protein MKAPRVTLDQWRTLQAVVDHGGFAQAAEVLHRSQSSVSYTVARMQDQLGVPLLRIDGRKAVLTEAGGVLLRRSRQLVKQASQLEDLAHHMEQGWEAEVRLVVDAAYPSARLVRALTAFMPQSRGCRVRLREEVLSGVEEVLLEGVADLAITGLSIPGYLGAELSDVEFVAVAHPEHPLHRLNRELNFQDLETQMQVVIRDSGRQQPRDVGWLGAEQRWTVGSLATAATFVSSGLGFAWLPRHMIERELKEGTLKLLPLDQGGSRNPSFYLYSNKDKPLGPATQILIELLRTFDTAPLDAPFAAPEQA, encoded by the coding sequence ATGAAAGCGCCCCGCGTGACCCTTGATCAATGGCGAACACTACAGGCCGTGGTCGACCACGGTGGTTTCGCCCAGGCCGCCGAAGTGCTGCACCGTTCGCAGTCCTCCGTCAGCTATACCGTCGCACGCATGCAGGACCAGCTCGGTGTGCCGCTGTTGCGCATCGACGGCCGTAAGGCAGTGCTGACCGAAGCCGGCGGCGTGCTGCTGCGCCGCTCGCGACAACTGGTCAAACAGGCCAGTCAGCTAGAAGATCTGGCGCACCATATGGAGCAAGGCTGGGAGGCGGAAGTGCGGCTGGTGGTCGACGCCGCTTACCCGAGCGCCCGCCTCGTCCGCGCCTTGACCGCGTTCATGCCGCAAAGCCGCGGCTGCCGGGTGCGTCTGCGTGAAGAAGTATTGTCCGGAGTCGAGGAAGTCTTGCTCGAAGGCGTAGCCGACCTGGCCATCACCGGTCTCAGCATTCCCGGTTACCTGGGCGCGGAATTGAGCGACGTAGAGTTTGTGGCCGTGGCCCACCCCGAACACCCGCTGCATCGTCTGAACCGCGAACTGAATTTCCAGGATCTGGAAACCCAGATGCAAGTGGTGATCCGCGACTCCGGTCGGCAGCAACCGCGCGATGTCGGCTGGCTCGGCGCTGAACAGCGCTGGACCGTCGGCAGCCTCGCCACCGCCGCAACCTTTGTCAGCAGCGGCCTGGGCTTCGCCTGGTTGCCCCGGCACATGATTGAGCGGGAACTGAAGGAAGGTACGCTCAAACTGCTACCGTTGGATCAGGGCGGCAGTCGAAACCCGAGCTTCTATCTGTATTCGAACAAGGACAAACCCTTGGGCCCGGCGACGCAGATTCTCATCGAGTTGCTGCGCACCTTCGACACCGCACCGCTGGATGCGCCGTTCGCGGCCCCGGAACAAGCCTGA
- a CDS encoding alpha/beta hydrolase, with amino-acid sequence MAYFEHEGCTLHYEEYGHGTPLLLVHGLGSSTLDWEKQIPELSTRYRVIVTDVRGHGRSDKPHERYSIAGFSADLVALIEHLKLGPAHLVGLSMGGMIGFQLAVDQPSLLKSLCIVNSAPEVKVRTTNDYWQWFKRWSLMHLLSMRTIGTALGGKLFPKPEQAELRHKMAERWAKNDKRAYLASFNAIVGWGVQERLAKVTCPTLIVSADRDYTPVALKEAYVKLLPDAQLVVIEDSRHATPLDQPHRFNQTLLEFLTAVDTTTQDH; translated from the coding sequence ATGGCCTATTTCGAACATGAAGGTTGCACCTTGCACTACGAGGAATATGGCCACGGCACGCCGCTGCTGCTGGTTCACGGGCTGGGCTCGAGCACGCTGGACTGGGAAAAACAGATCCCGGAACTCTCGACCCGTTACCGGGTGATCGTCACGGATGTACGCGGCCACGGTCGCTCCGACAAACCCCACGAGCGCTACAGCATTGCCGGTTTCAGCGCCGACCTGGTCGCGTTGATCGAACACCTGAAGCTCGGCCCGGCGCATCTGGTCGGGTTGTCCATGGGCGGGATGATCGGCTTTCAGCTGGCGGTGGACCAACCCTCGCTGCTTAAAAGCCTGTGCATCGTCAACAGCGCCCCCGAGGTCAAAGTCCGCACGACGAATGATTACTGGCAGTGGTTCAAGCGCTGGAGCCTGATGCACCTCCTCAGTATGCGCACCATCGGCACGGCTCTGGGCGGCAAGCTGTTTCCCAAACCCGAACAGGCCGAGCTGCGGCATAAAATGGCCGAGCGCTGGGCAAAAAACGACAAACGTGCTTATCTCGCCAGCTTCAATGCCATTGTTGGTTGGGGAGTTCAGGAACGACTGGCGAAAGTCACCTGTCCAACCCTGATCGTCAGCGCCGACCGCGACTACACGCCGGTGGCACTGAAAGAAGCCTATGTAAAACTGCTGCCCGATGCGCAGTTGGTGGTGATCGAAGATTCACGCCACGCAACGCCATTGGACCAGCCACACCGTTTCAACCAAACCCTGCTTGAATTTCTAACCGCAGTCGACACCACTACTCAGGATCACTGA
- a CDS encoding GNAT family N-acetyltransferase encodes MPLHVLDSLSAIAPQEWDALVPETQPFLRHAFLGALEDSGSLGPQSGWQPEHLLHIEDGRLLAAMPSYRKWHSYGEYVFDHAWADACERAGIDYYPKLLTAVPFSPVSGPRLLAANVQDGFELLNSVPGYLEIEGLSSAHINFTDAFTDAALAEQPGWLQRIGCQYHWQNRGYRDFQDFLDALSSRKRKQMRKEREQVAGQGIEFEWLEGHQLDQAQWDFVYACYANTYAVRRQSPYLTREFFSLLAERMPEAIRVVLAKQGSRPVAMAFSLVGGDSFYGRYWGCLAEFDRLHFETCFYQGMDYAIANGFQRFDAGAQGEHKLIRGFEPVITHSWHYLRHPGLKSAVKDFLERERLGVMGYAEEAKSALPYRQG; translated from the coding sequence ATGCCGTTACATGTTTTGGACAGTCTGTCCGCCATCGCGCCTCAAGAGTGGGACGCGCTGGTGCCCGAGACTCAGCCGTTTCTGCGGCACGCTTTTCTCGGGGCGCTGGAAGACAGTGGCAGCCTGGGGCCGCAGTCCGGCTGGCAGCCGGAGCATCTGCTGCACATCGAAGACGGTCGGCTGCTCGCGGCAATGCCGAGTTACCGCAAATGGCATTCCTACGGCGAATACGTGTTCGACCATGCCTGGGCCGATGCCTGCGAGCGCGCCGGGATCGATTACTACCCCAAACTGTTGACGGCTGTGCCGTTCAGCCCGGTCAGCGGGCCACGGTTGTTGGCGGCGAATGTGCAGGATGGTTTCGAACTGCTCAACAGCGTGCCGGGTTATCTGGAAATTGAAGGGCTCTCCAGCGCCCATATCAACTTTACCGACGCCTTTACCGATGCGGCATTGGCCGAGCAACCGGGCTGGTTGCAACGCATCGGTTGCCAGTACCACTGGCAGAATCGCGGTTATCGGGATTTTCAGGACTTCCTTGATGCGCTGAGCTCGCGCAAGCGCAAACAGATGCGCAAGGAACGTGAACAAGTGGCGGGGCAGGGCATCGAGTTTGAATGGCTTGAGGGGCATCAACTTGATCAGGCACAGTGGGATTTCGTCTATGCCTGCTACGCCAACACCTATGCAGTGCGTCGGCAGTCGCCGTACCTGACGCGGGAGTTTTTCAGCCTGTTGGCCGAACGCATGCCCGAAGCCATCCGGGTGGTGCTGGCCAAACAAGGATCACGGCCGGTGGCCATGGCCTTCAGTCTGGTCGGTGGCGATAGCTTTTATGGACGTTATTGGGGCTGCCTGGCGGAGTTCGATCGCCTGCACTTCGAGACCTGTTTCTATCAAGGCATGGACTACGCCATCGCCAACGGTTTTCAGCGTTTCGATGCCGGTGCACAAGGCGAGCACAAATTGATTCGTGGTTTTGAACCGGTGATCACCCATTCCTGGCACTACTTGCGTCACCCGGGATTGAAGTCGGCGGTGAAGGATTTTCTTGAGCGCGAACGTTTGGGTGTCATGGGCTATGCAGAAGAAGCGAAGAGCGCGTTGCCCTACCGACAGGGCTGA
- a CDS encoding LysR family transcriptional regulator, with translation MHTHLNRVQTFLAVVDFGSYTKAANYLCISKAMASLHVKALEEVLSVSLLIRNTRNIALTEVGQNFYDEFKGIVATIDNAFENVLQGHNRISGKLRFSSTSEYGEKYILPILSRFTECYPELRLSYSFNASLNDLVAEKLDLVIRLGNLADSAFKSRKLADYEIVLVATETFLKRWPVLNPQDLNTVPWIANSNLQGPTHWILRHRFQGEVEVTGPNHFESNSSTAIRAMTLSSLGVSVLPVWMVDDDIANGSLVHLLPEYTLPSQSVNVVFPNSPHLPHKSRAFIDFLLLHLGQ, from the coding sequence ATGCACACCCATCTTAACCGCGTCCAGACATTCCTCGCGGTTGTCGACTTCGGCTCCTACACCAAGGCTGCCAACTACCTGTGCATCAGCAAAGCCATGGCCAGCCTTCATGTCAAGGCACTGGAGGAAGTTCTTTCAGTAAGCCTGCTGATCCGTAATACTCGAAATATTGCCCTGACAGAAGTAGGGCAGAACTTTTATGATGAGTTCAAGGGTATTGTCGCTACTATCGATAACGCCTTTGAGAATGTGTTGCAGGGGCATAATCGTATTTCCGGTAAGTTGCGCTTCAGCTCAACGAGTGAGTACGGTGAAAAGTACATTCTTCCGATCCTCTCCAGGTTTACCGAGTGCTATCCGGAACTACGCTTGAGTTACAGTTTTAACGCTTCGCTCAATGATCTTGTTGCCGAAAAACTTGATCTGGTTATTCGTCTGGGCAATCTGGCGGACTCAGCGTTCAAGAGCCGCAAGCTGGCGGACTATGAAATCGTGCTGGTGGCGACCGAGACGTTTCTCAAGCGTTGGCCGGTGCTCAACCCCCAGGACCTGAATACAGTACCCTGGATCGCCAACAGCAATTTGCAAGGTCCGACCCACTGGATTTTGCGTCATCGGTTCCAGGGTGAGGTTGAGGTCACGGGGCCGAATCACTTCGAGTCCAACTCATCCACCGCCATTCGTGCCATGACCTTGTCGTCCCTTGGCGTTTCGGTGCTTCCCGTTTGGATGGTGGACGACGATATTGCCAACGGCAGTCTGGTCCATCTGCTGCCCGAATACACCCTGCCGTCGCAGTCGGTCAATGTGGTATTCCCCAATAGCCCACACCTGCCGCACAAGTCGCGGGCGTTCATCGATTTTCTGCTATTGCACCTGGGGCAGTGA
- a CDS encoding ABC transporter ATP-binding protein codes for MLYRRFEKLIDIFRDAPTAAPPSRVLPFYTYYLRQVWPSFAALLVVGLIGALIEVALFSYLSRIIDLAQGTPNVDFFKIHGVELAWMAVVALFLRPIFVGLHDLLVHQTLSPGMTSMIRWQNHSYVLKQSLNFFQNDFAGRIAQRIMQTGNSLRDSAVQAVDALWHVLIYAISSLVLFAEADWRLMIPLLTWIACYIGALCYFVPRVKERSVVSSDARSKLMGRIVDGYTNITTLKLFAHTNFEQQYAREAIAEQTEKSQLAGRVVTSMDVVITSMNGLLIVGTTSLALWLWTQSLISVGAIALATGLVIRIVNMSGWIMWVVNGIFENIGMVQDGLQTIAQPISVTDRVPAPRLEVARGEVRFEHVTFHYGKKSGIIDDLNLIIKPGEKIGLIGPSGAGKSTLVNLLLRLYDLQSGQILVDGQNIASVAQESLRERIGMITQDTSLLHRSIRDNLLYGKPDATDEELWEAVRKARADEFIPLLSDAEGRTGFDAHVGERGVKLSGGQRQRIAIARVLLKDAPILIMDEATSALDSEVEAAIQESLETLMQGKTVIAIAHRLSTIARMDRLVVLEKGHIAETGSHAELLAHGGLYARLWQHQTGGFVGID; via the coding sequence ATGCTCTATCGTCGTTTCGAAAAACTGATCGATATTTTCCGTGACGCCCCGACGGCGGCTCCGCCGAGCCGGGTTCTCCCCTTCTATACCTATTATTTGCGTCAGGTCTGGCCGAGTTTTGCCGCGCTGTTGGTCGTCGGTTTGATCGGCGCGCTGATCGAAGTGGCGCTGTTCAGTTACCTGAGTCGAATCATCGATTTGGCCCAAGGCACGCCAAACGTAGACTTCTTCAAAATCCACGGCGTCGAGCTGGCCTGGATGGCGGTGGTCGCACTTTTTCTGCGGCCGATATTCGTCGGCTTGCATGACCTGCTGGTGCATCAAACCCTGAGCCCCGGCATGACCAGCATGATTCGCTGGCAAAACCACAGTTACGTGCTCAAACAGAGCCTAAATTTTTTCCAGAACGATTTCGCCGGACGCATCGCTCAACGGATCATGCAGACCGGCAACTCCCTGCGCGACTCGGCGGTGCAAGCCGTCGACGCGTTATGGCATGTGCTGATCTACGCGATCAGCTCGCTGGTGCTGTTCGCCGAAGCCGACTGGCGCCTGATGATCCCGCTGCTGACCTGGATCGCCTGCTACATCGGCGCACTGTGCTACTTCGTGCCACGGGTCAAGGAACGTTCGGTGGTGTCCTCCGATGCGCGCTCCAAACTCATGGGCCGGATCGTCGACGGCTACACCAACATCACCACGCTGAAGCTCTTCGCCCACACCAACTTCGAACAGCAATACGCCCGCGAAGCCATCGCAGAACAAACTGAAAAATCCCAACTGGCCGGCCGCGTCGTCACCAGCATGGACGTGGTCATCACCAGCATGAACGGCCTGCTGATCGTCGGCACCACAAGCCTTGCGCTGTGGCTGTGGACCCAGTCGCTGATTTCGGTGGGTGCCATTGCCCTGGCCACCGGCCTGGTGATCCGCATCGTCAACATGTCGGGCTGGATCATGTGGGTGGTCAACGGCATCTTCGAAAACATCGGGATGGTCCAGGACGGCCTGCAAACCATCGCCCAACCGATCAGCGTCACCGACCGCGTACCGGCACCGCGCCTGGAAGTGGCCCGTGGCGAAGTGCGTTTCGAACACGTGACGTTTCACTATGGCAAAAAAAGCGGAATCATCGACGACCTCAACCTGATCATCAAACCCGGTGAAAAAATCGGTTTGATCGGCCCTTCAGGTGCTGGCAAATCGACCCTGGTCAATCTCCTGCTGCGCCTCTACGACCTGCAGAGCGGGCAGATCCTGGTCGATGGGCAGAACATCGCCAGCGTGGCCCAGGAAAGCCTGCGCGAGCGGATCGGCATGATCACTCAGGACACCTCGCTGCTGCACCGTTCGATCCGTGACAATTTGCTTTACGGCAAACCCGACGCCACCGACGAAGAACTCTGGGAAGCAGTCCGCAAGGCCCGCGCCGACGAGTTCATCCCGTTGCTATCGGATGCCGAAGGCCGCACCGGTTTCGATGCTCATGTCGGTGAACGTGGGGTGAAACTCTCTGGCGGCCAACGCCAACGGATCGCTATCGCCCGAGTGCTGCTCAAGGACGCGCCGATCCTGATCATGGACGAAGCGACCTCGGCGCTGGACTCGGAAGTCGAAGCGGCGATTCAGGAAAGCCTGGAAACCCTGATGCAGGGCAAGACCGTGATTGCCATCGCTCACCGACTCTCGACCATCGCGCGGATGGATCGCCTGGTGGTGCTGGAAAAAGGCCACATCGCCGAAACCGGCAGCCATGCCGAACTGTTGGCCCATGGCGGGTTGTATGCGCGGCTGTGGCAGCACCAGACCGGTGGGTTTGTCGGCATCGATTGA
- a CDS encoding peptidylprolyl isomerase — protein sequence MLKKIALATGVVLFAANLMAAPAPHVLLETTNGQIEIELDPVKAPISSKNFLAYVDKGFYNNTIFHRVIPGFMAQGGGFTTSMQQKPTDAPIKNEASNGLHNVRGTLSMARTSDPDSATSQFFINVKDNDFLDPGRDAGYAVFAKVVKGMDVVDIIVNSPTTTKQGMQNVPIDPVLIKSAKRID from the coding sequence ATGCTGAAAAAAATCGCCCTAGCCACAGGCGTAGTATTGTTCGCCGCCAACCTGATGGCCGCCCCGGCACCGCACGTGCTGCTGGAAACGACCAACGGCCAGATTGAAATCGAACTGGACCCGGTCAAGGCGCCGATCAGTAGCAAAAACTTTCTCGCTTACGTCGACAAGGGTTTCTACAACAACACCATTTTCCACCGCGTGATTCCGGGTTTCATGGCTCAGGGCGGCGGCTTCACGACGTCGATGCAACAGAAGCCTACCGATGCACCGATCAAGAACGAAGCCAGCAACGGCCTGCATAACGTGCGTGGCACCCTGTCGATGGCGCGCACTTCCGATCCGGATTCGGCCACCAGCCAGTTCTTCATCAACGTCAAGGACAACGACTTCCTCGACCCGGGCCGCGATGCTGGTTACGCAGTGTTCGCCAAAGTCGTGAAAGGCATGGACGTCGTCGACATCATCGTCAACTCGCCAACCACCACCAAACAAGGCATGCAGAATGTGCCCATCGACCCGGTGCTGATCAAGTCGGCCAAGCGCATCGACTAA